A genome region from Tenebrio molitor chromosome 4, icTenMoli1.1, whole genome shotgun sequence includes the following:
- the LOC138128873 gene encoding uncharacterized protein, translating to MQLHKARHNPEPDFILVQVAFKGRLLTYRHNNLEEGIDIETYVDMIKEKAIEIIINVLNLHKNINKINLEMECEFMKLENEDFTMIHTFQLLNVILREKDALGEYWDEQKDLFISRCDELQEKGSGWTLKNINYLRININKYTPLRGNSYVELPKWIKDKKACVNVKNNDNKCFMYSVISCLHQAKEHVDRLNHYNKPEYINDLNFEGINFPVKIQDIPKFESDNKINVTVFSYEEQTFYPLYHNNKQFYEMNIDLLYFGNEEKNHYCWIKNLSRLLNDQLEVNRSKKYFCRRCLNYSARTEDALKKHQKVCFSNEPCVPNMPEDNVLQFKNIQRMLRHPYVIYSDFESILKPIHTCKPNPESSYTHKTQFHIPCGYGLYVKSAYNNIDNPLEIYRGEKVINVL from the coding sequence ATGCAGTTGCATAAAGCAAGACATAATCCAGAGccagattttattttagttcAGGTTGCTTTTAAGGGAAGATTATTAACGTATCGACATAATAATCTAGAAGAAGGTATAGATATAGAAACATACGTGGATATGATAAAAGAAAAGGCTattgaaataattataaatgttttaaatctccataaaaatattaataaaattaatttagagATGGAATGCGAGTTTATGAAACTGGAAAATGAAGACTTTACCATGATACATACATTTCAGTTACTAAATGTTATACTAAGAGAAAAAGATGCTCTGGGGGAATACTGGGATGAACAAAAGGATTTATTTATATCAAGATGTGATGAACTGCAAGAAAAGGGATCTGGATGGACTTTGAAGAATATAAATTATTTGCGcattaatataaataaatatacaccTTTAAGGGGAAATTCATATGTAGAATTACCCAAGTGgattaaagataaaaaagcttgtgttaatgttaaaaacaacgataacaaATGCTTTATGTACAGCGTAATATCCTGTTTACATCAAGCAAAAGAACATGTAGATAGACTGAATCATTATAATAAGCCGGAATATATAAATGACTTAAATTTTGAAggaataaattttcctgtcaAAATCCAGGACATACCTAAATTTGAATcagataataaaattaatgttacCGTGTTTAGTTACGAAGAACAAACATTTTATCCTTTGTATCATAATAACAAGCAATTCTATGAAATGAATATCGATTTACTATACTTTGGAAATGAAGAGAAAAATCATTATTGTTGGATCAAGAATTTGAGTCGATTGTTAAATGATCAGTTGGAAGTAAATAgaagcaaaaaatatttctgtagAAGATGTTTAAACTACTCGGCTAGAACTGAAGatgctttaaaaaaacatcaaaaggTGTGCTTTAGTAATGAACCATGTGTTCCGAATATGCCTGAAGATAATgtattacaatttaaaaatattcaaagaatGTTAAGACATCCGTATGTAATTTATTCCGATTTTGAATCTATTCTGAAACCTATTCATACATGCAAACCAAATCCTGAATCATCATATACTCATAAAACACAATTTCATATTCCATGTGGTTATGGATTATACGTTAAGAGTGCTTATAATAATATTGATAACCCATTGGAAATTTACAGAGGAGAGAAAGtgataaatgttttataa